The following proteins are co-located in the Pontiella desulfatans genome:
- a CDS encoding DMT family transporter, which yields MTPAFLTTLLWSYCLIPARQSVAQIGENAANFWRLLVAVVAMGLLSAWGGIRLGNEAFAWFFLSGIIGFGFGDIGVWFALPRIGSRLTLLMVHCIAAPLAGLAEWLWLGTTVGATQLVALAVILGGISLALFPEHEREHAEQRKYTSGILFGVLAALGQSLGAVCSRKAFTMPGAADFQGIGDYVFLGTTSGFARLVGGILIAGSFWLISRWHKAWRTPPEQERRNDPLAGKAKNILLCATAGPILGVICYQWALATTPSIIVQLIVSISPLVILPMTWFIEHDRPSKRSLAGTLIAVVGVGILVFAAA from the coding sequence ATGACGCCTGCCTTCCTCACCACCCTGCTCTGGAGCTACTGCCTCATTCCCGCCCGCCAGTCCGTGGCCCAGATCGGCGAGAATGCGGCCAATTTCTGGCGGCTGCTGGTGGCCGTGGTGGCCATGGGGCTGCTTTCGGCCTGGGGAGGAATCAGGCTGGGCAACGAAGCCTTCGCCTGGTTTTTCCTGAGCGGCATCATCGGCTTTGGATTCGGGGACATCGGCGTCTGGTTTGCGCTTCCGCGGATCGGGAGCCGACTGACCCTGCTGATGGTGCATTGCATCGCGGCGCCGCTGGCGGGATTGGCGGAATGGCTGTGGCTGGGCACCACGGTCGGCGCCACGCAGCTGGTTGCCTTGGCCGTTATCCTGGGCGGCATCTCCCTGGCCCTGTTTCCGGAACATGAACGGGAACATGCCGAACAACGCAAATATACATCCGGCATCCTTTTCGGAGTGCTCGCGGCCCTCGGCCAGAGCCTGGGCGCGGTTTGCAGCCGGAAAGCCTTCACCATGCCCGGAGCCGCGGACTTCCAGGGGATCGGCGACTATGTTTTCCTGGGCACCACCTCCGGCTTTGCACGGTTGGTCGGGGGCATCCTGATCGCCGGTTCGTTCTGGCTGATCAGCCGTTGGCACAAAGCCTGGCGGACGCCCCCCGAACAGGAGCGCCGTAACGATCCGCTGGCCGGAAAAGCCAAGAACATCCTGCTCTGCGCCACCGCCGGGCCCATCCTCGGGGTGATCTGCTACCAATGGGCGCTGGCAACAACGCCGAGCATCATCGTCCAGCTGATCGTTTCCATCTCGCCGCTGGTCATTCTGCCCATGACCTGGTTCATCGAACATGACCGCCCGTCGAAACGCTCACTGGCCGGCACGCTAATCGCGGTGGTCGGCGTAGGCATCCTTGTATTTGCCGCGGCCTAG